The sequence GTGTAGCCGTCCGCAGTCCAGTCCGAGGCCACCCAATCGATCTCCGGAAGCCCCACCGGGGTGTAGTACTCGAGCCCGGGACACACGGTCGTGTTGGCGGAGCAGACGGTGCCGCCGACATCGGTGCCTGTCCACTGGACGGTGCCGAGGGGGACATCGCCAGCGATCGACAGGTTTCCAAGAACGGTAATGGGATTGTTGAGGACGAGATCACCGGCGTAGGCGACCGCATTGCCGCCCACGTGGTATCCGCCGCTCTTAGCCTTCACCTGTGTCCGAATGTAGGTCGCAGCGTAGAGATTCCCAGTGACATAGCAGCCGCTGCTCTGGAAGGTCGCGCTTCCATTGGGGACGAAGACCGAGCCATCGATCTCGGTATTGTTGGGATTGCAGATCCAGTCGCCCGAGTCCTGCCACACAGCGGCGGCCTCGGACTCCGCGGCAGCGCTGACGTTGTACCCACCGCCGGGGGTGATGGTGCCGCCGCTGAAGAGCGCCGCCCCGGGAATCGAGGTCGCGATCGCCTGGAGGTTCACGGTCGCCTCATACACGCGCTCCGGCTCCACGCCAACTACCGAAGCCGTGTCAGCAGGGACCGAAGTTGCGGTCACGACGGCCTTGGTGGCAGTGTCGCTCAGCACTCCGCTCGTGCACGTCAATGCACCGGTCTCGTTGTAGTACTCCAGCTCCACCGTGACCTCAGTCGCAGTGGACCCTGACCCGTACGAGTACGTGTCCTCACAGATGGCGCCAGAACGGAGCGACGCAAGCGTCGCGTCCACGGCTCCCTCCGCAGAGTGGACCTCGGTGGTGCGCACGCGGTCGCGCTGCGTGTCGTTAGTGACCACGATGGCCTGGGACACCACGACCACCACAAGCATCATCGCAATCACAGCCACGCCGACCGCAGCCACGAGCGCGCTGCCCACATCGTAGGACTTCGCTTCGTTGCGTGCACGCATGTCCGCTCCTCTGACCTTGCTCATGGTGCCGGATACGCCTGGCACTTGGACTCGGGATAGCCGATGACACTGTTCCGGCCCGTCACCACGGTCGAAACCGAGACCGCCTTGGCACTGTCCCGCGCATCGGGATCCTTGAGCCGCAGGGTCACCCGCACGAACTGCGCGGTCGTGGTCGAAGTGTTGGTGGTGTCGACCCAGAATGGGGGCCACGTCGTGGGATCGTCGGGGTCGATGTCGGCTTCACTCGTCGGGGAGACATCCATCTCCACGAGATTGCGGGCCACCACTCCCCAGTCGGTCACGCTGCCTGTGTTGCCAGGCTCCCACTTGCGGAACTGCAGATCGCCGAAACCATCACCGTCCGAGTCGATGACACGCCACTGCACGCACATGTCATCGCCGTCCTCCTGGGTGTTGATGCGCATCGAGAAGAACGCTCCCACACCCGAGGTCGCGACCGACTCACTCGCCGGGTCGAGGATCACGTTCCCGGAACGAATCTGGCGGTCGATCTGCGAGACTCCAAGCCGTGCCTCCTCAATCGCCCGCACCTGCCCCAACGTGTCCTTGGACATGTACGTCACGGAGATCAGCGCCGTGAACACGATCGCCATGAGCACGCCGAAGATCGCCATCGAGATGAGCAGCTCAGTGAGAGTGAGTCCCGCATCGTCAGGACGCCGCTTCCATGTCCTAGGCATCGGACGACTCCAGGTACGTGGCCGAGGCTCGCATCCCGCCGAGAACGGTTGTGGTCGTCAGGCTGTATTCGGTCGAACCATGCTCGATCGTGTACGTCACGACGACAGAGATCGATCCTCCGTCAACAGTGGCGGTGCAGGCCTCGTCCTCGCAGTCAGGATCCGAGCCCTGCTCATCGATGTTGGCGGCGCTCACCGACACGCCCGCGACAGCGGTCACGACGTAGGCGCCGCTGGTCCACTGCACCGTCTCCGTGGTCTCGGACCTTGAGGTGCTAGCTGAGATCGAGAACGAGTCATAGCCTCCGGCGCCCGTCCACCATGACACGGTTCCGCTCCGCGTCGCGACGGGGTCCGTGTCGCTTTGACTGACTCCCCGCTGTGCCAGCACCGATTCCGTGTAGCCGGTCACCTTGACGAGACCATCGGAAGGGGACGACGCGGTGGACACCACGTTGCCGTCATCGTCAAGGGTGTCCCAGCTACCGCTGATGATCTTCGCGATAGACAGCGTCGCCGAGGAACGCGAGGCTCCGGCTGACACGCATCCGGAATCGGTGACCGTCGTGCAGCCCACGTCGGTCGTCGTGGCCGCAGACGTGGGGAACCGCGCGGTCCACGCCTCGTCGGAGTTCGAGGTCGACTCGGAGAGACGTCGCGCAAGCCTGAACGTCGTGCCGGCGACATCCATCAGCATGTAGGTCGAGCCATTGGCGAGTGACCCCTCGTTGCCGAGGTCCGCCAGGCTGCAGCCCGAGTCCGCGGGGATGCCCGTCACGCAGGGGGTTGTCATGCTCGCATCGATGGTGCCCGTGCGCCCCCGGTCCGAGTACGCCCATAGCGTTGCAAGGGCGCTCGAGGAGCTCAGCGTCCTCGCGGACTCGGTTCCTCCGGTGGCGCTCACGTCAGTCGGGTTGGACGACGTCGACGAGACGATGTCGTTCGACGCGGAGAGCTCGAAACTGTCGCCTCCGTTGAGCCACCCGTTGTCCCCAATCTCCGTCGAATCGTCGTTGTCGTCGATCGCAGTCGAGCCGTACTGGACATACGCGGTCGTGTTGGTCACCTGCTGGCTCTCAAGGATCGACGAAGTCGTCGCACTCTTCACAAAGAACGAGTAGAAAGCGTTGGACGAGGGGTAAAGCAGGTTGGTCCGCGTCGCGGAGCCCGTCGCTGCATCGATGATAGAAGCCTGAACGCTCGTGGAGAAGGTTCCCGAGGACGACTCCGACGAGAAGTAGGCCTCACAACCGGTGAGGTACGGCTGAACGGACTCCTGCGCGCTGTTGCAGGCATCGCCACGGAAAGCTTCCGACCACATCGTTGTGGTGTTGTCGCCATCGCTATCGGTCCAGTTCACCACGACCGCCAGCGTCACGATGGAACTGTCGGCGATGCTCGGCTCCAAGACGTAGGCCCTCACAGTGAAGGTTGCGCCAGCGAGAGAAGGGTCCGTCCGCTCTTGCGTATTCGAACCGCTGGTATCGATGAAGATAGGCGTCCACAGGTCGTCACGGAGATCCACATCGGCATTGGTGAAGTCATGAGTCGAGGTACGGATCGCCCTCGACTGACCATCGACCTCGAGCTTGCCCGACTGCACATTGGGATCTGTGCCGGCCGAGGCGTAGTTCGTATCGAGCCCATTGGCGAGCACGGCCCAAGGTATCGCGCGCAACTGCTCCATCGCCTCATTCGCGAACGCCGTCGCCTGCTCCCGCTTGCGCGCGTCCGACACAGTCACCATCGATGAGATCTGGGCTCCAATGAGGAACACGAGAACGATAGCGATGACGAACATCGCGACAATGAGCTCAACGAGCGAAAATCCTCCTTCTCGCTCGCTCAGCTCGCGCCGTCGCGCGGTCATCGCTCGCAGCACTTTCCCTCCCTCAGCTCGGTGTGTTGCCCGTTGTGCGCCGATGTGTGGGGTGACGCAGACCGCGCGCCACCCCACACATCCGCTATGCAGGACTACTTAGCAGGCCGCGTCCGCGCCGACCTCGAGGCCGCCGGCCGCCGAGTACGAAGCGCCGCCCTTTGCCGAAGTCGTCGCGTCACCGGAGTCGTTGTACACCGAGACGCACCAGTCGGTCGCGGTGGCGGTCGAGGAGACCGCCGTCTGGAGGATGACGTTGTTGGACGCGTTGCCGATGAACGAGCTGTCCAGCGTCCACGACACGCCGTTACCACCCGCGATAACGGGAACGCCGGTGCCGTCGACGTAGTAGGTCGCGATCTCCTTGCCGATGGTGGACACATCGGCCTTAGCCGCCGAGTCCTCGGCCTTCTTGCGCTGGTTCAGGAAGATCGGGATGGCGATGGCCGCCAGGATGCCGATGATGATCATGACGACGAGGAGCTCGATCAGGGTGAAGCCCTGGTCCTTGTTCTCAATGCTCTTGCGGATGCGCGCGATCATGCGTGCTCCCCCATTTCTGTGAATTGTTTTCTCATTGATAGCCGCAGCGAACTGCGGATTTAACGTCCTGCACCCCAAATATCGGCATGCCTGACGAGCCTATTGAGTTTTTCGGGACATCTACTCGATGAGGTCGAAAACACCGAAGATCGGCAGGTAAAGCGCGATCACCATGAAGCCGACAATTCCACCCAGCACCGCAATCATGAGGGGCTCGATAAGCGAGGTCAACGCCTCTGTGGTGGATTCCACTTCCTGGTCATAGAACTCGGCGACCTTGGTCAGCATCTCATCGAGCGCTCCCGTATCCTCGCCCACCGCGATCATCTGGACGACCATCGGCGGGAACACGGGATGCTCCTTGAGAGGCGCAGCGAGCGAGTTACCCGTGCGTACGGATTCCTTGACCGCCTTGGCGGCGTCCTCGATCACGACGTTGCCCGAGGCCTCGCCAACGATGTCGAGGGCCTGGAGAATCGGCACGCCGGCCTTGATCATGGCGCCGAAGTTGCGAGTGAAGCGCGCGATCGCGATCTTCTGCACCAGCCCACCGAACACCGGCGCCTTGAGGTACAGCGGCTCGACCTTTTCGCGGAAGCCTCGCTTGTGCTTGTTCTTGTTCCACAGGTACACGCCCACACCGATGCCGATGATCAGCGGGATGATGCCGATCTTCAGCACCGCAGACATTGTCACGAGGATCTGCGTGAGCGCCGGCAGCTCGCCGCCCAGGTCGGTGTACATGGTCGCGAACACCGGCACGATGAAGAGCAGCATGCCGATCACCGCGAGCACGGCGATCGCGAACACGACGATCGGGTACGTCATCGCCGACTTGATCTTCGCCCGCAGCTTGACCGACGCCTCGAAGTTCTCGGCGATCGACACGAGCACGTCGTCGAGGAATCCGCCCACCTCACCCGCGCGCACCATGTTGATCATGAGCGGCGGAAAGACGTCGGGATGCTTGCCGAGCGAGGCCGAGAGCGAGTTTCCGGTCTCGATGTCGTTGCGCACCTCCTTGATGACTTTGGTGAGCGCCTGGTTCTCGGTCTGCTCCGACAGGATGGTGAGTGCCCGCAGCAGCGACAGGCCCGCCTGGATCATGGTCGCGAGCTGGCGCGACATGACCGCGATGTCCTTGAGGCCGATGCGATCCGACAGACCGGGGATGCTGATCTCCATCTGGAGACCCGTGGCCTTGTCCTCCTTGATGGACACGGGCGCCATGCCCATGCCCTTCAGTCGCGCGGAGACCGCCGACTCGCTCGCGGCCTCGATCTTGCCAGTCTGGATGTTTCCCGCCGCGTCACGAATCTGATACGTGTAGGTCTGAGTCGCCATCTGTCATTGCTCCCGTCAGAACGCCTGGCCAGCGGCGGTCGCGCCCTGCGCCTGCCCGCCCGAACGACCGCTCAGGCGGTTGAACTCCTCGGTGTGGTGGCACTTCTCGAGGCCCGTGTCGTACGTGATCTTCCCCGCCTTGACGAGGTTGGCCAGGTGCTGGTCCATCGTGTGCATGCCCTGCTTGGAACCGGCCTGCATCGACGAGTAGATCTGGTGAGTCTTTCCCTCGCGGATGAGGTTGCGAATCGCGGAGGTTGCGACCATCACCTCGGTGGCTACCGCACGGCCCGGGCCGTCGGCGCGCTTGCACAGCGTCTGACACACGACGCCCTGAAGCGCGGTCGCAAGCTGGACGCGGATCTGGTCCTGCTGGTGCGCAGGGAACACGTCGATGACACGGTCGATCGTCTGCGCGGCGTCCTGCGTGTGGAGCGTGCCGAAGACCAGATGGCCGGTCTCCGCCGCGGTCAACGCGACGGAGATGGTCTCAAGGTCACGCATCTCGCCAACCAGAATGATGTCCGGGTCCTGGCGCAGCACGTGCTTGAGCGCATTCGCGAACGACTGGGTGTCGGTGCCGACCTCTCGCTGGTTCACCACCGACTTCTTGTGGCTGTGCAGGAACTCGATCGGGTCCTCGACCGTCATGATGTGGTCCGCGCGCGAGCGGTTCGCCATGTCGATGATCGACGCGAGGGTGGTCGACTTGCCCGAACCGGTGGGGCCCGTGACGAGCACGAGGCCGCGGGGCAGACCGGCGAACGTGCCGACGATTTGCGGAATGCCGAGCTGCTCGAGCGGGAGGATCTCGTAGGGGATCACTCGGAACGCGGCGCCGATCGACTCACGCTGCATGTAGACGTTGACTCGGAACCGCGCCTCACCCGCGAGCGAGTAGGCCAGGTCGAGCTCGAGCGTCTGCTCGAAGTCCTCGCGCT comes from Demequina sp. NBRC 110054 and encodes:
- a CDS encoding prepilin-type N-terminal cleavage/methylation domain-containing protein → MPRTWKRRPDDAGLTLTELLISMAIFGVLMAIVFTALISVTYMSKDTLGQVRAIEEARLGVSQIDRQIRSGNVILDPASESVATSGVGAFFSMRINTQEDGDDMCVQWRVIDSDGDGFGDLQFRKWEPGNTGSVTDWGVVARNLVEMDVSPTSEADIDPDDPTTWPPFWVDTTNTSTTTAQFVRVTLRLKDPDARDSAKAVSVSTVVTGRNSVIGYPESKCQAYPAP
- a CDS encoding type II secretion system protein, producing the protein MIARIRKSIENKDQGFTLIELLVVMIIIGILAAIAIPIFLNQRKKAEDSAAKADVSTIGKEIATYYVDGTGVPVIAGGNGVSWTLDSSFIGNASNNVILQTAVSSTATATDWCVSVYNDSGDATTSAKGGASYSAAGGLEVGADAAC
- a CDS encoding type II secretion system F family protein, with the protein product MATQTYTYQIRDAAGNIQTGKIEAASESAVSARLKGMGMAPVSIKEDKATGLQMEISIPGLSDRIGLKDIAVMSRQLATMIQAGLSLLRALTILSEQTENQALTKVIKEVRNDIETGNSLSASLGKHPDVFPPLMINMVRAGEVGGFLDDVLVSIAENFEASVKLRAKIKSAMTYPIVVFAIAVLAVIGMLLFIVPVFATMYTDLGGELPALTQILVTMSAVLKIGIIPLIIGIGVGVYLWNKNKHKRGFREKVEPLYLKAPVFGGLVQKIAIARFTRNFGAMIKAGVPILQALDIVGEASGNVVIEDAAKAVKESVRTGNSLAAPLKEHPVFPPMVVQMIAVGEDTGALDEMLTKVAEFYDQEVESTTEALTSLIEPLMIAVLGGIVGFMVIALYLPIFGVFDLIE
- a CDS encoding prepilin-type N-terminal cleavage/methylation domain-containing protein, encoding MGWRAVCVTPHIGAQRATHRAEGGKVLRAMTARRRELSEREGGFSLVELIVAMFVIAIVLVFLIGAQISSMVTVSDARKREQATAFANEAMEQLRAIPWAVLANGLDTNYASAGTDPNVQSGKLEVDGQSRAIRTSTHDFTNADVDLRDDLWTPIFIDTSGSNTQERTDPSLAGATFTVRAYVLEPSIADSSIVTLAVVVNWTDSDGDNTTTMWSEAFRGDACNSAQESVQPYLTGCEAYFSSESSSGTFSTSVQASIIDAATGSATRTNLLYPSSNAFYSFFVKSATTSSILESQQVTNTTAYVQYGSTAIDDNDDSTEIGDNGWLNGGDSFELSASNDIVSSTSSNPTDVSATGGTESARTLSSSSALATLWAYSDRGRTGTIDASMTTPCVTGIPADSGCSLADLGNEGSLANGSTYMLMDVAGTTFRLARRLSESTSNSDEAWTARFPTSAATTTDVGCTTVTDSGCVSAGASRSSATLSIAKIISGSWDTLDDDGNVVSTASSPSDGLVKVTGYTESVLAQRGVSQSDTDPVATRSGTVSWWTGAGGYDSFSISASTSRSETTETVQWTSGAYVVTAVAGVSVSAANIDEQGSDPDCEDEACTATVDGGSISVVVTYTIEHGSTEYSLTTTTVLGGMRASATYLESSDA
- a CDS encoding PilT/PilU family type 4a pilus ATPase; its protein translation is MTSFMPEGAPGQGSPAPAAPTFVPTASSAPGVPAQVPAQPPVAPQQPAPQFQAPPSYVPSPTQAAGSPQAAGVPQAAGAPQTAGAPVVQRQPFIPQATQGQPPVRPTAPAQPASFNPAPAQPAPTQPTQQQPAQPARPAAPPATGQQPTAAEAPASNAGRHFATPARARVGMNNEVRQDDFDLSAALRAMLAAKASDLHLTVGAAPTIRVDGGLAPLDGFHKLEPEELQRVIYSILTQKQREDFEQTLELDLAYSLAGEARFRVNVYMQRESIGAAFRVIPYEILPLEQLGIPQIVGTFAGLPRGLVLVTGPTGSGKSTTLASIIDMANRSRADHIMTVEDPIEFLHSHKKSVVNQREVGTDTQSFANALKHVLRQDPDIILVGEMRDLETISVALTAAETGHLVFGTLHTQDAAQTIDRVIDVFPAHQQDQIRVQLATALQGVVCQTLCKRADGPGRAVATEVMVATSAIRNLIREGKTHQIYSSMQAGSKQGMHTMDQHLANLVKAGKITYDTGLEKCHHTEEFNRLSGRSGGQAQGATAAGQAF